gtgtgtgtgtgtcatacatgtacttaaataaatgttaacataaaacataaatgcataCATTCTCATTCATTACTTTGTAATGATAGCAATTGAATTGTAAAGTATTCTGTTTCTACTCAATACTAATTACTAACACCTACTAATAATTTAACTTCAGAGTTAATCTTGAAAGTAAAATAGACGACAATATTATCCTAAGTGTCTGTAGTAGTAACGTGCAAACTTTGTGGTAATCATGTTACTCGCGGCCACCAGGAGAAAAATAACAGCAGGGGGCAGTGTTTAATTTTCTACAGTAACCAGTCATTATCCCCAAATCACTTCCGCCGTCGAAGAAGAAACAGGCGGAAGTCAACAAAGGactagtttgtgtttttttgttttgctactACGCCGAGCTAAAAGGTAACCTTTTCTTCTCGTGGTAAACTTAACAggataaaatatgacatttaatgCTTTTAGGGTGTTAGTAATGCTCGTTAAACCGTTGTGTCCGTGTGTTTTCCAGCAGAATGGCGGATGAGGACGAGGAGCCCGGCTTCGACGAGGAGCTGGAGGACGGCTCCAGCGGAGTGGACGTCGGCCACGGGAAGAGAAAGAGGCTCTTCTCCAAGGAGCTCCGGTGTATGATGTACGGATTTGGAGACGACCAGAACCCGTACACGGAGTCTGTGGACATTCTGGAGGACCTGGTGATCGAGTTTATCACGGAAATGACACACAAAGCCATGTCCATCGGACGCCAGGGTCGCGTACAGGTAGAGGACATCGTCTTCCTCATCCGTAAAGACCCCAGGAAGTTCGCCAGAGTCAAAGACCTCCTGACCATGAACGAGGAGCTCAAGAGAGCCCGCAAAGCTTTCGACGAAGCTAATTATGGCTCTTGACCACCTGTTTGATCTTCATCTTCAGATCATTTCTTTAATTACAGCCTAATTGTTTATTAGCTTACCTTTGTTCTTCAGGAATTTGTTTCAGACTGAGCTTGCTGTccaatgtctgttttttgtgatgtttattattttatatggtGGTAGGACAGTGCTTAACAAGTGTTGAACAATAAAGAAACTTACTTTTAATTTCTTGAACATTTTTAGGGTCATTTCTCATGTTGCCTGTTGCCCGcttcccatttttttgataGAAATAAAGCCCATTTGCTGAGATTTCAAAGAGTTACTACAACGTCACCCAGTCATTAATGTAAGTTTAGCACCAGAAtacccagaaaaaaacatttcttagatATGGACAGTGACATTTTGTGACTCAACTCACACACGTATCAGCAGAAGCTTTAAAAGGGCAGCATTATCATGCTGCACTCACTGCTGCATCATCAAACCATAGCTCCAAAATTTTATGTGACCCCTGAAAGTACAGCCACAGTGTCTACCTCAACATCATACAGTATTACAATGATGTTTGGAGTGTAACCATTAGTTGACTATCGAAAACTACAACTACTTGGATAATCGATTAATGAggttaagttatttttaaaaaggaaaaagagcaaaattcAAATTTCCTTTCATCTTCTGTGattaaactgaattatttgGAGGTTTGGAGAGTTGAtagaacaaaacaagacttcACCTTTTGACTGTGGCAGTCTGATGAAATCTTTTcctatttgatattttatagacaaaaagATTCATTGATTCATTGCCTGAACCCTCactaaaatgcatgttgatgtCATGACTTAAAGTGGAACACCACATTTTGATTTGGTCcatgctctcagtgtcatctacaACAGCTTTCACAATGATTTGTCTTTGGAGCAACTCAAGATTAAATGTCCCATGACATCACAACTTTGAGTTTCATCACTCTAGTTTGGGGATTTTGGGatagtttttaatatttacgaATACTTTTGGAATGTCTTCCATAGGAATGACGTGTAGGGATGTTTAAAAACTGTGCCCTTTAACTTAagtcaatgacaaaaaaaaaaggtttgatttaGTAAAATAATTTCCTTTGAACATATTTGTCATCTCCTTGTTTGACCCCTAAAATATCCACCAGTTAGCCTCCCTTTTGTGACAGCAGTTATCAACACTTTGAAAGTCCACAGT
This region of Plectropomus leopardus isolate mb unplaced genomic scaffold, YSFRI_Pleo_2.0 unplaced_scaffold21361, whole genome shotgun sequence genomic DNA includes:
- the LOC121965730 gene encoding transcription initiation factor TFIID subunit 13, which produces MADEDEEPGFDEELEDGSSGVDVGHGKRKRLFSKELRCMMYGFGDDQNPYTESVDILEDLVIEFITEMTHKAMSIGRQGRVQVEDIVFLIRKDPRKFARVKDLLTMNEELKRARKAFDEANYGS